The Helicobacter canis genomic sequence TATTATCCGTTTTGCTTAAAGCTAGCATTAGTAGCACTCGTGCTTTTTGTGGATTTAGGTCATAGCCGCTAATAAACCCAAGCTTAGAATCCGCCTCATTTGCGATGACTAAGCCATTATTTATCCTTGAGCTTTGCACCACTACTAAGCCATTTTGCATAAGCTTTTTTAGCATATCTTTATGATTTTTGTGGATACTTCCCGCCCCACTTCCTGCGATGACAAGCCCTTTTGTGCCGTGATTAAACAACGCTTGGGCTGCCACTTGAGAATTATCATTAGCATAAGAGTAGAGAATATCAACTTTAGGCAAAGAATCTAGCTTATCTATATCAAACTCACTTTGCAGGGTGTGAGGCTTACTTGGCGTAGTGTAGAAAAACGCCTTGCCATCAAGGATATAGCCCATATCGCCGGTATTTGGCGAAGCAAAGGCATTGACATTAAGCGTATGGATTTTGCTCACATATCTTGCACTTTGGATTCTATCATTCATCACCACCATAACGCCTTTGCCTTGGGATTTAGGATTTGCTGCAAGAGAGATAGCATTATAGAGATTTTTAGGACCATCGGCACTTAGAGCACTGCTTGGACGCATAGCCCCCACAAACACAATGGGCTTATCACTCTTTGCTACCAAATGCAAGAAAAATGCACTCTCCTCCATTGTGTCTGTGCCGTGCGTTATCACCACGCCATCAACTTGAGAGCTTTTCAGCAAGGCATTCACGCGTTTAGCAAGTGTAAGCCATATCTCATCGCTCATATCCGCACTATCAATATTAGCAATCTGCTCACTCTCTAAATGTGCGATACTCGCAAGCTCTGGCACGGACTGCAGCAAAGATTCTATACTTAGCACGCCGGCTTGATAGCCTGTTGT encodes the following:
- a CDS encoding asparaginase translates to MSGVIKKCAICAVFASILGLSGCSDSQESKQNEQQEQTMAEQTTQAMQDTQKPHKNTTKPNIVILATGGTIAGAVDSSLQTTGYQAGVLSIESLLQSVPELASIAHLESEQIANIDSADMSDEIWLTLAKRVNALLKSSQVDGVVITHGTDTMEESAFFLHLVAKSDKPIVFVGAMRPSSALSADGPKNLYNAISLAANPKSQGKGVMVVMNDRIQSARYVSKIHTLNVNAFASPNTGDMGYILDGKAFFYTTPSKPHTLQSEFDIDKLDSLPKVDILYSYANDNSQVAAQALFNHGTKGLVIAGSGAGSIHKNHKDMLKKLMQNGLVVVQSSRINNGLVIANEADSKLGFISGYDLNPQKARVLLMLALSKTDNNERIAKIFETY